From the Priestia koreensis genome, one window contains:
- a CDS encoding glycosyltransferase → MNNLISHIAKHIHSKEYSKAFDLLQVLQKNGPNSPELYLLTGIAYLEMSMVENAWLWFWRGHEQFPSNQALKKYVSLSKSTQEREWKIKQTLQSLHTTSSFNHKNEDLRVLQGSIEIANQMHTLAKGLHYHDVYAKTLNYYPYYLGYTSDYTWSLLDQKNTPSLNEKLRKLSQELCDQFDLFHFHFGTCLTWDASDIPILKNDNKKLLMHHWGSDARIGSLAKQTNPYVVVKNQDETGIRRNLARLGHSFQHCIVPDMELAQYVKDYYEHVHILPSSIDLTHYGLVEPKQNNKPLIVHAPTSPLVKGTSYITKAIEHLKLTYDFDFELIQGKSHEEAKKMYERADLIIDQLHIGSYGLLAVECMAMGKPVICWISDYMKEHYPDSLPIISANPDTITEIIKQCLENQDGLMGIGKQGRIYVEEHHDMIKNSATLLDLYTRIK, encoded by the coding sequence TTGAATAACCTTATTTCACACATTGCAAAGCACATTCACTCAAAAGAATACAGCAAAGCATTTGATTTGCTTCAAGTTCTGCAAAAAAATGGTCCGAACTCACCTGAACTGTATTTATTAACGGGAATCGCTTATTTAGAGATGTCAATGGTTGAGAACGCATGGCTTTGGTTTTGGCGTGGTCATGAACAGTTTCCATCAAATCAGGCGCTTAAAAAATATGTTTCTCTATCAAAATCTACGCAAGAAAGAGAATGGAAAATAAAACAAACGCTTCAATCGCTTCATACAACCTCATCATTTAACCATAAAAACGAAGACCTTCGTGTTCTCCAAGGTTCCATTGAAATTGCTAATCAAATGCACACGTTAGCAAAAGGACTTCATTATCACGATGTTTATGCTAAAACATTAAACTACTACCCTTATTATTTAGGCTATACGTCTGACTACACGTGGTCATTGCTTGATCAAAAAAACACGCCTTCTTTAAATGAGAAACTCAGAAAGCTCTCCCAAGAACTGTGTGATCAATTTGATCTGTTTCATTTTCATTTTGGTACGTGTTTAACATGGGATGCTTCTGATATTCCAATACTAAAAAATGATAATAAAAAGCTGCTGATGCATCATTGGGGAAGTGATGCACGCATAGGTTCACTTGCCAAGCAGACAAATCCATACGTCGTTGTTAAAAACCAAGACGAGACAGGCATTCGTCGTAATCTAGCAAGACTTGGTCACTCATTTCAACATTGTATCGTTCCAGATATGGAATTAGCTCAGTATGTAAAGGACTACTATGAGCACGTTCACATCCTCCCTTCTTCCATTGATTTAACTCATTACGGCCTCGTTGAACCTAAACAAAACAACAAACCGCTAATCGTTCACGCTCCAACCTCTCCCCTTGTAAAAGGAACTTCCTACATTACGAAGGCTATTGAACATCTAAAGCTAACGTATGATTTTGATTTTGAACTCATTCAGGGAAAGTCTCATGAAGAAGCGAAAAAGATGTATGAGCGTGCAGATTTAATCATTGATCAGCTCCATATTGGAAGCTACGGTCTTTTGGCCGTGGAATGTATGGCGATGGGGAAGCCTGTCATCTGCTGGATTAGTGACTATATGAAGGAACATTATCCAGATTCCCTTCCAATTATTTCTGCAAATCCTGATACCATTACCGAAATCATTAAACAGTGCCTTGAAAATCAAGACGGTCTTATGGGTATCGGCAAACAGGGACGTATTTACGTAGAGGAACACCACGATATGATCAAAAATAGCGCTACGCTGTTAGATTTATATACACGAATCAAATAG
- a CDS encoding NTTRR-F1 domain, protein MGINNLVINSSFETGSLAPWVSLNGTITRDYSHTGFFSVILQGGTVNSFLYQFVPASPGESFEFLVSIGKLGPGTPPAATLQVSYYDAAFNFLGYGVIESIDIDRIPDITINDTWLETYRNTSPAPAGTTQALVLVNKLPGVGVADLVFDDVELLTATGGGSVGPTGPAGPTGAAGPTGAAGPTGAAGPTGAAGPTGPAGPTGAAGPTGAAGPTGAAGPTGAAGPTGAAGPTGAAGPTGVAGPTGAAGPTGVAGPTGAAGAAGPTGAAGPTGAAGPTGAAGPTGVAGPTGVAGPTGAAGPTGVAGPTGVAGPTGAAGPTGVAGPTGAAGPTGAAGPTGVAGPTGAAGPTGVAGPTGAAGPTGVAGPTGAAGPTGVAGPTGAAGPTGAAGPTGVAGPTGVAGPTGAAGPTGAAGPTGVAGPTGAAGPTGVAGPTGAAGPTGAAGPTGVAGPTGVAGPTGAAGPTGAAGPTGVAGPTGAAGPTGVAGPTGAAGPTGAAGPTGVAGPTGVAGPTGAAGPTGVAGPTGVAGPTGAAGPTGAAGPTGAAGPTGPGVTNTSGFAANTGGGVIAVVLGGTSVPLPNAQDLSGGITVDGTNTVFTVPTAGRYYITYQAKTTAALLLGSRLIINGAPNLASTVNPVLSISEFNADVIVTLAAGSTITLQFFGLLGAATLQNGAGAALTIVRLS, encoded by the coding sequence TTGGGTATTAATAATCTCGTTATCAATAGTAGCTTTGAAACCGGTAGTCTAGCACCTTGGGTTTCGTTAAATGGAACGATCACAAGAGACTATTCTCATACCGGTTTCTTCTCTGTCATCTTACAGGGAGGAACAGTTAACTCATTTCTTTATCAATTTGTGCCTGCATCTCCTGGTGAAAGCTTCGAGTTTTTAGTTTCAATTGGGAAACTAGGACCTGGAACACCACCAGCAGCTACTTTACAAGTTAGCTATTACGATGCTGCATTCAACTTCTTAGGATACGGTGTTATCGAAAGCATTGATATTGATCGTATTCCTGACATTACAATTAATGACACATGGCTTGAGACTTATCGTAATACATCTCCAGCTCCTGCCGGTACTACTCAAGCACTTGTCCTAGTAAATAAACTTCCAGGTGTGGGAGTTGCTGATCTAGTATTTGATGATGTAGAGCTTCTTACTGCTACTGGCGGCGGTAGCGTTGGCCCTACTGGCCCTGCTGGTCCTACTGGTGCTGCTGGTCCTACTGGTGCTGCCGGTCCTACTGGTGCTGCCGGTCCTACTGGTGCTGCCGGTCCTACTGGTCCTGCCGGTCCTACTGGTGCTGCCGGTCCTACTGGTGCTGCTGGTCCTACCGGTGCTGCCGGTCCTACTGGTGCTGCTGGTCCTACTGGCGCTGCTGGTCCTACTGGCGCTGCTGGTCCTACTGGTGTTGCTGGTCCTACTGGTGCTGCTGGTCCTACTGGTGTTGCCGGTCCTACTGGTGCTGCTGGTGCTGCCGGTCCTACTGGCGCCGCTGGTCCTACTGGTGCTGCTGGTCCTACCGGTGCTGCTGGTCCTACTGGTGTTGCCGGTCCTACTGGTGTTGCCGGTCCTACTGGTGCTGCTGGTCCTACTGGTGTTGCCGGTCCTACTGGTGTTGCCGGTCCTACTGGCGCTGCTGGTCCTACTGGTGTTGCCGGTCCTACTGGTGCTGCTGGTCCTACTGGCGCTGCTGGTCCTACTGGTGTTGCTGGTCCTACTGGCGCTGCTGGTCCTACTGGTGTTGCCGGTCCTACTGGTGCTGCTGGTCCTACTGGCGTTGCTGGTCCTACTGGCGCTGCTGGTCCTACTGGTGTTGCTGGTCCTACTGGCGCTGCTGGTCCTACTGGCGCTGCCGGTCCTACTGGTGTTGCCGGTCCTACTGGTGTTGCCGGTCCTACTGGTGCTGCTGGCCCTACTGGCGCTGCTGGCCCTACTGGTGTTGCCGGTCCTACTGGTGCTGCTGGCCCTACTGGCGTTGCTGGTCCTACTGGCGCTGCTGGTCCTACTGGTGCTGCTGGTCCTACTGGTGTTGCCGGTCCTACTGGCGTTGCTGGTCCTACTGGCGCTGCTGGTCCTACTGGTGCTGCTGGTCCTACTGGTGTTGCTGGTCCTACTGGTGCTGCTGGTCCTACTGGTGTTGCCGGTCCTACTGGTGCTGCTGGCCCTACTGGCGCTGCTGGTCCTACTGGTGTTGCTGGTCCTACTGGTGTTGCTGGTCCTACTGGCGCTGCCGGTCCTACTGGTGTTGCTGGTCCTACTGGTGTTGCTGGTCCTACTGGCGCTGCTGGCCCTACTGGCGCTGCTGGTCCTACCGGTGCTGCTGGTCCTACTGGCCCTGGCGTTACCAACACCTCCGGATTTGCGGCTAATACAGGTGGTGGTGTTATCGCAGTTGTATTAGGTGGTACGTCTGTTCCTCTTCCAAATGCACAAGACTTATCAGGCGGTATTACAGTTGACGGTACGAATACAGTCTTTACAGTTCCAACTGCTGGTAGATACTATATTACGTATCAAGCAAAAACGACCGCTGCTTTATTATTAGGTTCTCGTTTAATTATTAACGGTGCTCCTAACCTTGCTTCTACAGTCAACCCTGTGTTAAGTATTTCAGAATTTAATGCCGATGTTATCGTTACTTTAGCTGCTGGAAGCACCATTACACTTCAATTCTTTGGCTTGTTAGGTGCAGCGACACTTCAAAACGGTGCAGGTGCTGCATTAACGATTGTTAGATTATCCTAA
- a CDS encoding glycosyltransferase has protein sequence MVSISLCMIVKNEEALLARCLDTVKDIVDEINIVDTGSTDRTVEIAKEYTDRIFFFEWIGNFGAARNESFKYATCDYILFLDADDVLLEEDQRKLKELKETLDPSVDSVSMYYDAGTDEFGNVTLRYRRNRLIKRSRNFVWKGDAHQYLEVYGNVINADISVTHKKEKHSVGRTLGIYQKKIDRGDEFSPRDHFYYGNELRENGHYEKAIESYDKNISMAEGWIEDKVYACINKADCYRFLGDLDNELKSLFQSFEFSKTPRAEATSRIGYNFQVKEDYESAVYWYDVATKQKADPNQWSFSYPAYYTWYPHLQMCLCYYRLGNFAKSYYHNEQARTYRPEDQRIVNNKALLEGKLGLEKEK, from the coding sequence ATGGTTAGCATTAGCTTATGTATGATTGTGAAAAATGAGGAAGCGCTCTTAGCACGGTGTCTTGATACGGTAAAGGATATTGTGGATGAAATAAACATCGTTGATACAGGTTCAACGGATCGGACGGTTGAAATTGCTAAGGAATATACGGACCGGATATTTTTCTTTGAATGGATTGGGAATTTTGGAGCGGCGCGAAACGAATCATTTAAATACGCTACATGTGACTACATTTTGTTTTTAGATGCAGATGACGTATTGTTAGAGGAAGATCAACGAAAGTTAAAGGAATTAAAAGAAACGCTTGATCCTTCTGTTGATTCTGTTTCTATGTATTATGATGCAGGAACAGATGAATTTGGGAACGTGACGCTTCGCTATCGTCGCAATCGATTAATTAAGCGCTCTCGAAATTTTGTTTGGAAAGGTGATGCTCACCAATACTTAGAAGTGTACGGGAACGTTATTAACGCAGACATTTCCGTTACGCATAAAAAGGAAAAGCACTCTGTTGGACGGACATTAGGTATTTATCAGAAGAAAATCGATCGAGGAGATGAATTCTCTCCGCGTGATCATTTCTACTATGGAAACGAGCTTCGCGAAAATGGCCATTATGAAAAAGCGATTGAGAGCTACGATAAAAATATTAGCATGGCTGAAGGCTGGATAGAAGATAAGGTGTATGCGTGTATTAATAAAGCGGACTGTTATCGGTTTTTAGGTGATCTTGACAATGAGCTTAAGTCATTGTTTCAATCGTTTGAGTTTTCGAAGACGCCAAGAGCAGAGGCAACTAGTAGAATCGGCTACAACTTTCAAGTGAAAGAGGATTACGAATCAGCCGTATACTGGTATGATGTTGCGACAAAACAAAAGGCAGATCCAAATCAGTGGAGCTTCAGCTACCCTGCTTACTACACATGGTATCCGCATTTACAAATGTGTCTGTGCTACTACAGACTCGGAAATTTTGCCAAATCGTATTATCATAACGAACAAGCAAGAACTTATCGACCAGAGGATCAGCGAATTGTTAATAATAAGGCGCTGTTAGAGGGGAAACTAGGATTGGAGAAAGAAAAGTAA